From one Sphaeramia orbicularis chromosome 9, fSphaOr1.1, whole genome shotgun sequence genomic stretch:
- the fam151b gene encoding protein FAM151B isoform X1, protein MNRTRLVNLRTFTLIVIGCFTVYTVWNLKSKRKTYVRNRMSDQTLQYFLGLGLIEKQDAADIKWCHAVNSRKRLTEALTGPTHMLEADVIMRGRDPREPIMAHPPDTDSDITLKDWLESVKTHDKGLKLDFKSLDAVSPSVVLLGQVLGDSSRPLWVNADILPGPGGQATPLQPQGFLSAVQSLPAHTVLSLGWTTGWTEGSENPGYSWDMVHEMESICRTLDHPVTFPVRAALLAQSLSQLTWLLQQSERYTLTVWTGQKDQVWVQDLMLYRKDFDPRRIYFDLPEVHMIQLKETPADSP, encoded by the exons ATGAATAGGACTCGTTTGGTTAATTTACGCACTTTTACCTTAATCGTCATCGGATGTTTTACAGTTTATACCGTGTGGAATTTAAAGAGTAAGAGAAAAACATACGTTAGAA ACAGGATGTCGGACCAGACTCTGCAGTAttttctgggtctgggtctgataGAGAAACAGGACGCCGCTGATATTAAATGGTGTCATGCTGTCAACAGTAGGAAGAGGCTGACAGAAGCTCTGACAG GTCCTACTCACATGCTGGAGGCCGATGTAATCATGAGAGGTCGTGACCCCAGAGAGCCGATCATGGCTCATCCTCCTGACACGGACAGTGACATCACACTGAAGGACTGGCTGGAATCTGTCAAAACACACGACAAGGGCTTAAAGCTGGACTTTAAGAG TCTGGACGCAGTGTCTCCGTCAGTGGTCCTGCTGGGTCAGGTTCTGGGGGACTCCAGTCGTCCCCTGTGGGTCAATGCGGACATCCTCCCTGGTCCTGGAGGACAGGCCACGCCCCTGCAGCCTCAGGGCTTCCTGTCTGCAGTTCAGTCTCTTCCCGCTCACACTGTGCTCTCTCTCGGCTGGACAACAGGATGGACCGAAGGCTCAGAAAACCCAG ggtaCAGCTGGGACATGGTGCATGAGATGGAGTCCATCTGCAGAACCCTGGACCACCCGGTCACCTTCCCGGTTCGTGCAGCCCTCCTGGCCCAGTCGCTGTCCCAGCTCACGTGGCTGCTGCAGCAGTCGGAAAG ATACACCCTCACAGTGTGGACGGGCCAGAAGgaccaggtctgggtccaggACCTGATGCTGTACAGGAAGGACTTTGACCCCAGGAGGATCTACTTCGACCTGCCTGAAGTCCACATGATCCAGCTCAAAGAGACGCCAGCCGACAGTCCCTGA
- the fam151b gene encoding protein FAM151B isoform X2, protein MNRTRLVNLRTFTLIVIGCFTVYTVWNLKNRMSDQTLQYFLGLGLIEKQDAADIKWCHAVNSRKRLTEALTGPTHMLEADVIMRGRDPREPIMAHPPDTDSDITLKDWLESVKTHDKGLKLDFKSLDAVSPSVVLLGQVLGDSSRPLWVNADILPGPGGQATPLQPQGFLSAVQSLPAHTVLSLGWTTGWTEGSENPGYSWDMVHEMESICRTLDHPVTFPVRAALLAQSLSQLTWLLQQSERYTLTVWTGQKDQVWVQDLMLYRKDFDPRRIYFDLPEVHMIQLKETPADSP, encoded by the exons ATGAATAGGACTCGTTTGGTTAATTTACGCACTTTTACCTTAATCGTCATCGGATGTTTTACAGTTTATACCGTGTGGAATTTAAAGA ACAGGATGTCGGACCAGACTCTGCAGTAttttctgggtctgggtctgataGAGAAACAGGACGCCGCTGATATTAAATGGTGTCATGCTGTCAACAGTAGGAAGAGGCTGACAGAAGCTCTGACAG GTCCTACTCACATGCTGGAGGCCGATGTAATCATGAGAGGTCGTGACCCCAGAGAGCCGATCATGGCTCATCCTCCTGACACGGACAGTGACATCACACTGAAGGACTGGCTGGAATCTGTCAAAACACACGACAAGGGCTTAAAGCTGGACTTTAAGAG TCTGGACGCAGTGTCTCCGTCAGTGGTCCTGCTGGGTCAGGTTCTGGGGGACTCCAGTCGTCCCCTGTGGGTCAATGCGGACATCCTCCCTGGTCCTGGAGGACAGGCCACGCCCCTGCAGCCTCAGGGCTTCCTGTCTGCAGTTCAGTCTCTTCCCGCTCACACTGTGCTCTCTCTCGGCTGGACAACAGGATGGACCGAAGGCTCAGAAAACCCAG ggtaCAGCTGGGACATGGTGCATGAGATGGAGTCCATCTGCAGAACCCTGGACCACCCGGTCACCTTCCCGGTTCGTGCAGCCCTCCTGGCCCAGTCGCTGTCCCAGCTCACGTGGCTGCTGCAGCAGTCGGAAAG ATACACCCTCACAGTGTGGACGGGCCAGAAGgaccaggtctgggtccaggACCTGATGCTGTACAGGAAGGACTTTGACCCCAGGAGGATCTACTTCGACCTGCCTGAAGTCCACATGATCCAGCTCAAAGAGACGCCAGCCGACAGTCCCTGA